One part of the Glycine max cultivar Williams 82 chromosome 14, Glycine_max_v4.0, whole genome shotgun sequence genome encodes these proteins:
- the LOC100795910 gene encoding interferon-related developmental regulator 1 isoform X1 — translation MGKRNSQRKNTAMLDNDDDSSSSVSSSSTSRTDHVSVSVSGNEEVHFDQDALLDQALDALDEKRDSTRERALSVIIGAFSSKMQHQFVDKKFATLLHQCLALIKKGSKKASAKEIALTSHAIGLLSLTVGCSDNAREIFEESVRPLDEFLTSKSDLTKIPSLLECLAIITFVGGNGLEETERSMDILWRVIHPRLGSNVVAVKPSAPLITAVVSAWSFLVSTMSDLKLNSKNWQNSISYLSSLLDKEDRPVRIAAGEALVVIFEIGITEKFSADSKGASDMTQEEINRQESYTHLQGLKAKVINQVKNLSVEAGGKGSAKKDLNNQRNLFRDIVDFFEYGYSPEISMKIGGDSLQTSSWSQMIQLNFLKHFLGGGFVKHMQENEFLQEVFNFTPKRRYLNNNEHRMSSGEKRMFKSPNSVQNKARTQLLNKQRLLSEGRNLGHYAANMVDD, via the exons ATGGGAAAAC GTAATTCTCAACGTAAAAATACTGCAATGTTGGATAACGACGATGATAGTAGTAGTAGTGTGAGTTCGTCATCAACTTCCCGAACTGATCACGTCTCCGTCTCCGTCTCAGGGAACGAAGAAGTGCACTTCGATCAAGATGCTCTGCTCGATCAAGCTCTCGATGCTTTGGATGAAAAAAG GGATTCCACGAGGGAGAGAGCGTTGTCAGTGATCATTGGGGCATTCAGTAGCAAAATGCAGCATCAGTTTGTCGACAAGAA ATTTGCTACTTTATTACATCAGTGCCTTGCTTTAATAAAAAAGGGATCCAAAAAGGCATCTGCAAAGGAGATAGCTTTGACATCACATGCCATTG GTTTGTTGTCCCTGACTGTCGGGTGTAGTGATAATGCACGTGAAATATTTGAGGAATCAGTTCGTCCTCTTGATGAATTCCTCACATCTAAATCAGATTTGACAAAAATTCCTTCA TTGCTGGAATGCTTGGCTATAATCACTTTTGTTGGTGGGAATGGTCTAGAGGAAACAGAGAGATCGATGGACATACTGTGGCGAGTGATTCATCCCAGATTGGGTTCCAAT GTAGTTGCAGTCAAACCTTCTGCTCCATTAATAACTGCTGTGGTATCTGCTTGGTCCTTTCTCGTATCTACCATGAGCGATTTGAAGCTAAATTCTAAAAATTGGCAAAA TTCAATATCTTATTTATCAAGTCTTCTAGACAAGGAAGACCGGCCTGTGCGTATTGCTGCTGGCGAAGCACTGGTTGTAATTTTTGAGATTGGAATCACAGAGAAATTTTCTGCTGATTCTAAGGGTGCAAGTGATATGACTCAAGAAGAGATTAATCGGCAGGAAAGTTATACCCATTTACAAGGATTGAAAGCGAAGGTCATCAATCAAGTCAAAAACCTTTCTGTGGAGGCTGGTGGAAAAGGTTCTGCTAAGAAAGATCTGAATAATCAGAGGAACTTGTTCCGAGATATCGTAGACTTTTTTGAG TATGGTTACTCTCCTGAAATTTCAATGAAAATTGGTGGTGATTCACTGCAGACATCTTCATGGTCCCAAATGATACAG TTGAACTTTCTCAAGCACTTTTTAGGGGGAGGGTTCGTCAAGCATATGCAG GAAAATGAGTTCCTTCAAGAAGTATTTAATTTCACACCCAAGAGAAGATATCTTAATAACAATGAACATCGGATGTCTAGTGGTGAGAAG AGAA
- the LOC100795910 gene encoding interferon-related developmental regulator 1 isoform X2, translating to MGKRNEEVHFDQDALLDQALDALDEKRDSTRERALSVIIGAFSSKMQHQFVDKKFATLLHQCLALIKKGSKKASAKEIALTSHAIGLLSLTVGCSDNAREIFEESVRPLDEFLTSKSDLTKIPSLLECLAIITFVGGNGLEETERSMDILWRVIHPRLGSNVVAVKPSAPLITAVVSAWSFLVSTMSDLKLNSKNWQNSISYLSSLLDKEDRPVRIAAGEALVVIFEIGITEKFSADSKGASDMTQEEINRQESYTHLQGLKAKVINQVKNLSVEAGGKGSAKKDLNNQRNLFRDIVDFFEYGYSPEISMKIGGDSLQTSSWSQMIQLNFLKHFLGGGFVKHMQENEFLQEVFNFTPKRRYLNNNEHRMSSGEKRMFKSPNSVQNKARTQLLNKQRLLSEGRNLGHYAANMVDD from the exons ATGGGAAAAC GGAACGAAGAAGTGCACTTCGATCAAGATGCTCTGCTCGATCAAGCTCTCGATGCTTTGGATGAAAAAAG GGATTCCACGAGGGAGAGAGCGTTGTCAGTGATCATTGGGGCATTCAGTAGCAAAATGCAGCATCAGTTTGTCGACAAGAA ATTTGCTACTTTATTACATCAGTGCCTTGCTTTAATAAAAAAGGGATCCAAAAAGGCATCTGCAAAGGAGATAGCTTTGACATCACATGCCATTG GTTTGTTGTCCCTGACTGTCGGGTGTAGTGATAATGCACGTGAAATATTTGAGGAATCAGTTCGTCCTCTTGATGAATTCCTCACATCTAAATCAGATTTGACAAAAATTCCTTCA TTGCTGGAATGCTTGGCTATAATCACTTTTGTTGGTGGGAATGGTCTAGAGGAAACAGAGAGATCGATGGACATACTGTGGCGAGTGATTCATCCCAGATTGGGTTCCAAT GTAGTTGCAGTCAAACCTTCTGCTCCATTAATAACTGCTGTGGTATCTGCTTGGTCCTTTCTCGTATCTACCATGAGCGATTTGAAGCTAAATTCTAAAAATTGGCAAAA TTCAATATCTTATTTATCAAGTCTTCTAGACAAGGAAGACCGGCCTGTGCGTATTGCTGCTGGCGAAGCACTGGTTGTAATTTTTGAGATTGGAATCACAGAGAAATTTTCTGCTGATTCTAAGGGTGCAAGTGATATGACTCAAGAAGAGATTAATCGGCAGGAAAGTTATACCCATTTACAAGGATTGAAAGCGAAGGTCATCAATCAAGTCAAAAACCTTTCTGTGGAGGCTGGTGGAAAAGGTTCTGCTAAGAAAGATCTGAATAATCAGAGGAACTTGTTCCGAGATATCGTAGACTTTTTTGAG TATGGTTACTCTCCTGAAATTTCAATGAAAATTGGTGGTGATTCACTGCAGACATCTTCATGGTCCCAAATGATACAG TTGAACTTTCTCAAGCACTTTTTAGGGGGAGGGTTCGTCAAGCATATGCAG GAAAATGAGTTCCTTCAAGAAGTATTTAATTTCACACCCAAGAGAAGATATCTTAATAACAATGAACATCGGATGTCTAGTGGTGAGAAG AGAA